From Nerophis ophidion isolate RoL-2023_Sa linkage group LG15, RoL_Noph_v1.0, whole genome shotgun sequence, one genomic window encodes:
- the LOC133569317 gene encoding C-C motif chemokine 20-like isoform X1 yields the protein MEGRSTALTALLLLIICTGSTQSASCCVKNMVMRGKLSCQRLLGYSFQTIKNSCDIKSVIFHLPARFLCAEPTDSKTQKLMQCIDERRRKSPPSPQQGNITTTAA from the exons ATGGAAGGTCGCAGCACAGCTTTGACAGCGCTCCTCTTGCTCATTATCTGCACTGGCAGCACGCAGTCAG CCAGCTGCTGTGTGAAAAACATGGTTATGCGGGGAAAATTGTCATGCCAAAGACTGCTGGGCTACTCGTTCCAGACCATTAAGAACTCCTGCGACATCAAGTCTGTTAT ATTCCACCTGCCCGCGAGGTTTTTGTGCGCCGAACCCACCGACAGCAAGACCCAAAAATTGATGCAGTGCATCGA tgAGCGGAGGAGGAAAAGCCCCCCGTCCCCCCAGCAAGGAAATATAACCACCACTGCAGCATGA
- the LOC133569317 gene encoding uncharacterized protein LOC133569317 isoform X2, with protein MEGRSTALTALLLLIICTGSTQSASCCVKNMVMRGKLSCQRLLGYSFQTIKNSCDIKSVIFHLPARFLCAEPTDSKTQKLMQCIE; from the exons ATGGAAGGTCGCAGCACAGCTTTGACAGCGCTCCTCTTGCTCATTATCTGCACTGGCAGCACGCAGTCAG CCAGCTGCTGTGTGAAAAACATGGTTATGCGGGGAAAATTGTCATGCCAAAGACTGCTGGGCTACTCGTTCCAGACCATTAAGAACTCCTGCGACATCAAGTCTGTTAT ATTCCACCTGCCCGCGAGGTTTTTGTGCGCCGAACCCACCGACAGCAAGACCCAAAAATTGATGCAGTGCATCGAGTGA